A single window of Psychrobacter raelei DNA harbors:
- a CDS encoding AMP-binding protein, with the protein MGAKSGNAPLKLSQDQGPQTALIEVTIGDFFDAVVEKYPDQEALVVCHQGIRWTYRELQQKVNQLASAMIEMGLEIGDRVGIWSHNNAEWLLMQLATAKVGVILVNINPAYRSFELQYALNKLGCSALVLMRHFKTSDYANIIRELCPEIYHKQYTQLDLVEIPTVERIIWIDESDTDEEFGFMQKFSEWMKEGDANDPRVAERQAKLKNTDPINVQFTSGTTGTPKGATLTHRNILNNGYFIGEAMDLSEEDRLCIPVPLYHCFGMVLGNLAILTHGGCIVYPNDGFDPLSVLEAVQNEKCTALHGVPTMFIAELDHPDFDKYDLSTLRTGIMAGSSCPIEVMRRVIDEMHMNEVTIAYGMTETSPVSCQTNKHTPLDKQVSTVGLVQPNLEVKIVDTQTGEVVPIGETGELLTRGYSVMKGYWGSRFKTREAIQDGWMHTGDLATMDEEGYIKVVGRSKDMVIRGGENIYPVEIENYLYRHPKISDVQVVGVPDKKYGEVLAAWIIARKGEQLTEDEVKQFCKDNIAHYKVPQYFRFVEEYPMTITGKIQKYKITEMMIEELGL; encoded by the coding sequence ATGGGCGCCAAATCGGGCAATGCGCCGCTTAAGCTGAGCCAAGATCAAGGCCCCCAAACGGCGTTAATCGAAGTCACTATTGGTGACTTTTTTGATGCCGTGGTAGAAAAATATCCCGATCAAGAAGCCCTAGTGGTGTGCCATCAAGGCATACGTTGGACTTACCGTGAGCTGCAACAAAAAGTCAATCAACTGGCCAGCGCTATGATTGAAATGGGTCTGGAGATTGGTGATCGCGTTGGTATCTGGTCACATAACAACGCTGAATGGCTGCTTATGCAATTGGCCACTGCCAAGGTAGGCGTGATTTTAGTAAATATTAACCCCGCCTACCGTAGCTTTGAGCTGCAATATGCGCTAAATAAATTGGGCTGCTCAGCTTTGGTGCTTATGCGCCATTTCAAAACCAGTGATTATGCCAATATCATTCGCGAATTATGTCCTGAGATTTATCACAAGCAGTACACCCAATTAGACTTGGTTGAGATACCTACTGTTGAGCGTATTATCTGGATTGATGAGTCAGACACGGATGAAGAATTTGGCTTTATGCAAAAATTCTCAGAGTGGATGAAAGAGGGCGATGCTAATGATCCACGGGTGGCTGAGCGTCAGGCCAAATTAAAAAATACTGATCCCATCAACGTTCAGTTCACCAGTGGCACCACAGGTACCCCAAAAGGGGCAACATTAACCCATCGCAATATCTTAAACAATGGCTATTTTATTGGCGAGGCGATGGATTTAAGCGAGGAAGATCGCTTATGTATCCCAGTGCCGCTATATCACTGCTTTGGTATGGTGCTCGGTAACTTAGCAATTTTAACCCATGGTGGTTGTATCGTTTATCCTAATGATGGGTTTGATCCATTAAGCGTGTTAGAAGCGGTACAAAACGAAAAGTGTACCGCGCTGCATGGCGTACCGACCATGTTTATTGCAGAGCTTGATCACCCAGACTTTGATAAATACGACTTATCGACCTTACGTACCGGAATCATGGCCGGCTCAAGCTGTCCGATAGAGGTCATGCGCCGCGTCATCGATGAGATGCATATGAATGAGGTCACCATTGCTTATGGTATGACCGAGACCAGCCCTGTATCTTGTCAGACCAACAAACACACCCCGCTTGATAAACAAGTCTCTACTGTGGGCTTAGTGCAGCCTAATTTAGAGGTGAAAATTGTCGATACCCAGACCGGAGAGGTAGTGCCTATCGGTGAAACAGGTGAGCTATTAACCCGTGGCTATTCGGTGATGAAAGGCTATTGGGGCAGCCGCTTTAAGACCCGTGAAGCCATTCAAGATGGCTGGATGCACACTGGCGACTTAGCGACCATGGATGAAGAAGGCTATATTAAAGTGGTTGGCCGTAGTAAAGATATGGTCATCCGCGGCGGTGAAAACATCTATCCGGTAGAAATTGAGAACTATTTATACCGCCATCCAAAGATTAGTGACGTACAAGTTGTGGGCGTTCCGGATAAAAAATATGGCGAGGTACTGGCAGCCTGGATTATTGCTAGAAAAGGCGAGCAGCTGACAGAGGATGAGGTTAAGCAGTTTTGTAAAGACAACATCGCGCATTACAAAGTGCCACAGTACTTTCGCTTTGTTGAAGAGTACCCGATGACCATTACCGGTAAAATCCAAAAATACAAGATCACGGAAATGATGATTGAAGAGCTGGGATTATAA
- a CDS encoding Hsp33 family molecular chaperone HslO has translation MTELTDLRQRFFIADSPVRGDVVRLKQSYATITAQKPYPESIKRLLGEMLTAASLLIGTLKIEGSLSIQLQSSDESSLLNWAMAECNQSGIIRALASWKQDTEEQQQAWANKATADDAFAELGAVGKGVMFINIQPERGEAYQGIVERSHDNLAECLAHYQLQSAQIPTLINLACDGLQTGGILVQMLPRTAEEQHAIEQDETAGIDDDLWTRLTLLTRTLKFEELTTLEASEIIYRLYNEESVVAPEPISLEFGCTCSREKCEGAILQIGEAEVLEIVEEQGGTFEMDCGFCGSIYKFTKEDVEHIFA, from the coding sequence ATGACCGAACTTACTGATTTACGCCAACGCTTTTTTATCGCTGACTCTCCTGTACGCGGCGATGTGGTGCGCTTAAAGCAAAGCTATGCCACCATTACTGCCCAAAAACCCTACCCTGAGTCTATTAAGCGTTTGCTTGGTGAGATGCTAACTGCAGCCAGCTTATTAATTGGTACCCTAAAAATTGAGGGTAGCTTATCTATCCAGTTGCAGTCCTCTGATGAGAGCAGCTTATTGAACTGGGCAATGGCTGAATGCAATCAGTCTGGCATCATTCGCGCTTTAGCCAGCTGGAAGCAAGACACCGAAGAGCAGCAGCAAGCTTGGGCGAACAAGGCGACTGCCGATGATGCTTTTGCTGAGCTCGGTGCTGTGGGTAAAGGCGTCATGTTTATCAACATTCAACCTGAGCGCGGCGAAGCTTATCAAGGTATCGTTGAGCGCAGTCATGACAACTTAGCTGAATGCTTGGCCCATTATCAATTGCAATCGGCGCAAATCCCAACTTTGATTAACTTGGCTTGTGATGGCCTGCAAACTGGTGGTATCTTGGTACAAATGCTGCCCCGCACTGCCGAGGAACAACACGCTATTGAGCAAGATGAAACGGCCGGTATTGATGATGATCTATGGACCCGCTTGACCTTATTGACGCGTACCTTAAAGTTTGAAGAGCTAACCACCTTAGAGGCCAGCGAAATCATCTACCGCTTATACAACGAAGAGAGTGTGGTCGCCCCTGAGCCTATCTCTTTAGAATTTGGCTGCACCTGCTCACGTGAAAAATGTGAAGGGGCTATTTTGCAAATCGGCGAAGCAGAAGTTTTAGAGATTGTAGAGGAGCAAGGCGGTACCTTTGAGATGGATTGCGGTTTTTGTGGCTCTATCTACAAATTTACCAAAGAGGATGTCGAGCACATCTTTGCTTAA
- a CDS encoding esterase/lipase family protein codes for MSNSTSPTSPASEDLSQQYSLYETCELINASNPVYLEDLHQQLDHLDYLDENALINMAYEPSAPSKKPPLSVSNVLEGLVQLATTGAVGATEIIEAIHSEILLRPLGRFNEDHLNRWQQGVTRRLYNVVRYTMQSVGRGVTSSSMQLYRKSLINQRRRLLPERLKQLVNVINGMVGDHLVARDNPLAVPMVLYDRYGQPLGAKADPLCGRVIVLCHGLCLSYLSWHPCEEDSLGEHIALSVPKSTVLYLDYNTGRRISQNGHNLANLLQQLVIKNPDITQIDLVGYSMGGLVSRSALFYGEQERQDWVARVGNLVTIGSPHQGAILERISYHLLDIMAKVPFAGSLSKLGDIRSAGIIDLRHGCIRDEDWKGLKVRDVLPEDFRHPTKLPRHINTFFIAGSIAEGVYESKASNLVGDGLVMIESALGEAGKTHENHHLYVPEGRKAVFYGVNHINLQYDERVHNQVSEWLQANRDSESALKPRIHSFPDEIEVVV; via the coding sequence ATGTCAAACAGCACTTCACCCACATCGCCTGCTTCTGAAGACTTATCGCAGCAATATTCTTTATATGAGACGTGTGAGCTTATTAATGCGTCCAATCCGGTGTATTTAGAGGACTTGCACCAGCAGTTAGACCATCTAGATTACCTCGATGAAAATGCCCTAATTAATATGGCCTATGAGCCGAGTGCACCATCAAAAAAACCACCACTGTCGGTGAGCAATGTACTTGAGGGTCTGGTGCAGCTTGCTACCACAGGTGCGGTGGGGGCCACTGAGATTATTGAGGCCATACACTCTGAGATTCTCTTGCGTCCTTTGGGCCGCTTTAATGAAGATCATCTCAATCGTTGGCAGCAAGGAGTGACTCGCAGATTGTACAATGTGGTGCGCTATACCATGCAAAGTGTAGGCCGTGGTGTCACGAGCAGCAGCATGCAGCTGTACCGAAAAAGCCTCATTAATCAAAGACGTCGCCTACTTCCTGAACGTCTAAAGCAGCTGGTTAACGTGATTAATGGTATGGTTGGCGATCATCTGGTTGCTCGCGACAATCCACTGGCGGTGCCCATGGTGCTCTATGATAGATATGGTCAACCGCTAGGCGCTAAGGCAGATCCGTTGTGCGGGCGTGTGATTGTGTTGTGTCATGGTCTGTGCTTGAGTTATCTAAGCTGGCATCCTTGTGAAGAGGACAGCTTAGGTGAGCATATTGCACTGAGTGTCCCTAAAAGTACGGTGCTTTACTTAGATTACAATACGGGTAGACGCATCTCCCAAAACGGTCATAATTTGGCCAATTTACTACAGCAACTGGTCATAAAAAATCCAGACATTACCCAAATAGATTTAGTAGGCTATAGCATGGGGGGACTGGTGTCTCGTAGTGCGCTGTTTTATGGTGAGCAAGAGCGCCAAGATTGGGTAGCGCGCGTGGGCAACTTAGTAACCATAGGCTCACCGCATCAAGGCGCCATACTTGAGCGCATCAGCTATCACCTATTAGATATTATGGCCAAAGTGCCCTTTGCAGGTTCGTTATCTAAGCTTGGTGATATACGTAGTGCCGGTATTATTGACCTTCGTCATGGCTGTATTCGCGATGAGGATTGGAAGGGGCTTAAAGTACGGGATGTATTGCCCGAAGACTTTCGCCATCCGACCAAGTTGCCACGTCACATCAATACCTTTTTTATTGCCGGCTCTATTGCTGAGGGGGTGTATGAATCTAAGGCGAGTAACTTGGTGGGTGATGGCTTGGTGATGATAGAATCGGCGCTCGGTGAGGCTGGCAAGACTCATGAAAATCACCATTTATATGTGCCTGAGGGTCGAAAAGCGGTGTTTTATGGGGTCAATCACATCAACTTGCAGTACGATGAGCGTGTGCATAATCAAGTCAGTGAGTGGTTACAGGCCAATAGAGACAGTGAGTCAGCCTTAAAGCCGCGTATTCACTCCTTTCCTGATGAGATTGAGGTGGTGGTCTAA
- a CDS encoding PhoX family protein, giving the protein MSATRRSVIAFLAGVPMLPLAGCNTSARLNAVPVATGAAPLAKAIKQVRFLGMQAPSLANPEQMATVYVDSKMQAEFTDGSTQVFDLAYTPFFVTGDMVPDGLGGLTRAGQLYDINNRPLYDASAGEPVPFYSNCPDGSSLIAVKGARVPGVKGNTVFAVVQFEYASMNRAGKDTWGRLPSPIAVLTLDQNPNTGELSLVKYHNVDTSAVHGLWITCGASLSPWGTHLSSEEYEPDAHDLAKQDGGKFLDFSQALYGDQNKANPYHYGHMPEVFVNPDGTGFVKKHYNLGRISHELIQMMPDERTAIMGDDATNGGLFMFVADKPRDLSAGNLYVAKVTQTSAKGVGTGEFTTRWIHLGHATSSEIEAMANSFKPEDIMSVKYTDPKDASYTKIYYGGKPNWIKLNTSNRHAEKAAAFLETHRYAALKGASMAFTKMEGTTVNVKDKIVYSAMARIEKSMVDPTKYGDYDVHVAENKSGAVYAHQLRSGQVTLNTKQPIHSDWVPVSMAVPPNLAGQDIEADALGNQSHPDKVSCPDNLKFSEKMRTLFIGEDSGTHVNNFLWAYNVDTHELVRILSTPAGAESTGLHAVDEMNGYTYIMSNFQHSGEGIEKNTKVAAQVMPFIKRNYKDTYGAAVGYLGFKLGGNR; this is encoded by the coding sequence ATGTCAGCGACTCGCCGCAGTGTGATTGCCTTTTTGGCCGGTGTGCCCATGCTACCTTTGGCAGGCTGCAATACCTCAGCTCGCCTCAATGCTGTGCCTGTTGCAACCGGCGCTGCGCCTTTAGCTAAGGCGATTAAACAGGTGAGGTTTTTGGGTATGCAAGCGCCGTCGCTCGCCAATCCTGAGCAGATGGCTACAGTCTATGTCGATTCAAAAATGCAGGCAGAATTCACCGATGGCAGCACTCAAGTATTTGATTTGGCTTACACGCCGTTTTTTGTGACCGGTGATATGGTGCCCGATGGTCTAGGAGGACTCACCCGTGCTGGCCAGTTGTACGACATCAATAACCGACCGTTATATGATGCGTCAGCAGGCGAGCCGGTGCCTTTTTATTCTAATTGCCCAGATGGCTCTTCATTGATTGCTGTTAAAGGCGCTCGTGTACCGGGCGTAAAAGGCAATACAGTATTTGCGGTAGTGCAATTTGAATATGCCAGCATGAACCGTGCCGGTAAGGACACCTGGGGTCGCCTGCCATCTCCTATTGCAGTACTTACTTTGGATCAAAACCCAAATACTGGTGAGCTGAGCTTGGTGAAGTATCATAATGTTGATACCTCAGCTGTACATGGTCTATGGATTACTTGCGGTGCCTCATTGTCTCCTTGGGGTACTCATTTATCCTCTGAAGAGTATGAGCCGGATGCCCATGATTTAGCAAAGCAAGATGGGGGTAAGTTTTTGGATTTTAGTCAAGCGCTTTATGGGGATCAAAACAAAGCCAATCCTTATCATTATGGTCATATGCCAGAGGTGTTTGTTAATCCAGACGGTACAGGCTTTGTCAAAAAACACTATAACTTGGGACGTATCTCACATGAATTGATACAGATGATGCCAGATGAGCGTACTGCTATCATGGGCGATGATGCCACCAATGGCGGTCTGTTTATGTTTGTGGCCGACAAGCCCAGAGACTTATCAGCTGGTAATTTATACGTCGCAAAAGTCACTCAGACGTCAGCTAAGGGTGTGGGCACAGGCGAATTTACCACGCGCTGGATTCATTTGGGTCATGCCACCAGCAGCGAAATTGAAGCGATGGCCAACAGCTTTAAGCCTGAAGATATCATGAGTGTTAAATACACTGACCCAAAAGATGCCAGCTATACCAAGATTTATTATGGCGGCAAACCCAACTGGATTAAATTAAATACCAGCAACAGGCATGCTGAAAAAGCCGCTGCCTTCTTAGAGACCCATCGTTATGCGGCGCTAAAAGGTGCTTCTATGGCCTTTACTAAAATGGAGGGGACCACGGTGAATGTCAAAGATAAAATCGTATATTCGGCGATGGCAAGGATTGAAAAATCTATGGTCGATCCTACTAAATATGGTGACTATGATGTGCACGTGGCTGAAAATAAGTCAGGTGCAGTCTATGCCCATCAGCTGCGCAGTGGCCAAGTGACCCTAAATACTAAGCAGCCTATCCACTCAGATTGGGTACCAGTCAGTATGGCTGTACCACCGAATTTGGCCGGTCAAGATATCGAGGCGGATGCGTTGGGCAATCAATCGCATCCGGATAAAGTGTCTTGTCCGGATAACTTAAAATTCTCCGAAAAAATGCGCACGCTATTTATCGGTGAAGACTCAGGCACCCATGTTAATAACTTTTTATGGGCCTACAATGTAGATACTCATGAATTGGTCCGCATTTTATCGACACCAGCTGGTGCAGAGTCAACCGGCCTTCATGCAGTAGATGAAATGAATGGCTATACGTATATTATGAGTAATTTTCAGCACTCAGGTGAAGGGATCGAAAAAAACACTAAAGTGGCCGCTCAAGTTATGCCATTCATTAAGCGCAATTATAAAGATACTTATGGGGCAGCTGTGGGTTATTTAGGCTTTAAGCTTGGTGGCAATCGTTAA
- a CDS encoding ABC transporter permease subunit gives MDWNWQVIFTYLPDLLSGVVLTTQLVVISGVLGLFFGLGLALLRLSASRWVQVLPFLYIFFFRGTPLLVQIFLIYYGLSQFEFIKDSALWEPVLKQPFWCAIIAFTLNTSAYTAEIIRGAIQSIPPGELEAADAIGMSRWQKLTRITLPRAFGIMLPAYSNEVIFMLKGSSLAMTIALMDITGIAKTISARTYTIFELYFAAGLIYLVLSWVILLTFRFLEKRMNRHHTYVPPDVATTTIP, from the coding sequence ATGGATTGGAATTGGCAAGTAATTTTTACATACCTACCTGATTTACTAAGTGGGGTTGTGCTGACCACGCAGTTGGTGGTTATCTCTGGTGTGCTTGGCCTGTTTTTTGGACTGGGTCTGGCATTATTGCGCTTATCGGCTAGTCGCTGGGTTCAAGTGCTGCCATTTTTGTATATATTCTTTTTCCGCGGCACACCGCTGTTGGTACAGATTTTCTTGATTTATTATGGTCTGTCACAGTTTGAGTTTATCAAAGATTCAGCGCTGTGGGAGCCGGTGTTAAAGCAGCCCTTTTGGTGTGCAATTATCGCCTTTACTTTAAATACCAGTGCTTATACTGCTGAGATTATTCGCGGGGCCATTCAGTCTATTCCACCTGGTGAATTGGAGGCAGCTGACGCCATAGGTATGTCGCGTTGGCAAAAACTTACCCGAATTACCTTGCCGCGTGCTTTTGGCATCATGCTACCTGCCTACAGTAATGAAGTTATCTTTATGCTAAAAGGCAGCTCGCTTGCCATGACCATTGCGTTAATGGACATTACGGGTATTGCTAAGACCATCAGTGCGCGCACCTATACCATCTTTGAGCTGTATTTTGCTGCAGGTTTAATCTATTTAGTGTTGTCTTGGGTGATTTTACTAACGTTCCGCTTCTTAGAGAAGCGTATGAATCGTCATCACACTTATGTACCACCTGATGTGGCGACCACCACCATTCCTTAG
- a CDS encoding ABC transporter permease, giving the protein MFDLQGFGHLLLSGSLITIKLALSSLAIGLVLGLLGATAKLSKIWILRKLATVYTATMRGIPELLLVLFLYYGGSMLIMAILQKFGYNDYVEVSPFLAGVLALSIAFGAYATEVFRMAIQEIPKGQWEAAEAIGMKPMQLYFRIIVPQVWRLALPGLGNLFLVLLKDTALVSVVGLKDIMYHAARGAQATQQAFTFYMAAAFIYLGLTIVVTAFMMWLEWRANPSKRYAKKLAKQQVSHSLDAAQG; this is encoded by the coding sequence GTGTTTGATTTGCAAGGTTTTGGACATCTCTTACTTAGTGGCTCGTTGATTACCATCAAACTTGCTTTATCAAGTCTTGCAATAGGTTTGGTATTGGGGCTATTGGGCGCTACTGCGAAGCTCTCAAAAATTTGGATATTACGCAAGTTGGCGACGGTATATACCGCAACCATGCGTGGTATCCCAGAGCTGTTATTAGTGCTGTTTTTATACTACGGCGGCTCCATGCTGATTATGGCCATATTACAAAAATTTGGCTATAACGACTATGTGGAAGTGAGTCCGTTTTTGGCAGGTGTGTTGGCACTATCTATTGCCTTTGGGGCGTATGCGACCGAAGTGTTTCGCATGGCGATCCAAGAGATTCCCAAAGGGCAATGGGAAGCAGCTGAAGCCATAGGTATGAAGCCAATGCAGCTTTATTTTCGCATCATAGTGCCCCAAGTCTGGCGCTTGGCGCTGCCAGGTCTGGGAAACTTGTTTTTGGTATTGTTAAAAGATACGGCCCTGGTTTCTGTGGTGGGTCTAAAGGACATCATGTACCATGCGGCGCGCGGGGCACAGGCCACGCAGCAGGCCTTTACCTTTTATATGGCGGCCGCTTTTATTTATCTGGGTCTAACCATAGTGGTGACCGCCTTTATGATGTGGCTTGAGTGGCGGGCCAACCCGTCAAAACGCTATGCAAAAAAATTGGCAAAGCAGCAAGTTTCACACTCACTAGATGCAGCACAAGGGTAG
- a CDS encoding ABC transporter substrate-binding protein: MATLSLSLLLSGCNNQQTEADDKAAGAQEGQKVLRIATEGSYAPFNYTDAEGNLQGFDVDIANALCEQMKVSCEIQAQDWEGIIPGLKAKKYDAIVAAMSVTPERSQQVDFTDPYFTNALVFIASKDSTFDPSHSDNITSSKIAAQRSTISSQWLESTYPKANMQLYDTLNNAFLDLESNRVDAMISDKLPAIEWLSKNNSQFEVKGADIEIDDNFAIAVRKQDALKEQLNEALAAIKANGTYDQIKDKHFSIK, encoded by the coding sequence ATGGCCACACTATCATTGTCGCTACTTTTGAGTGGTTGTAATAACCAACAGACTGAAGCGGACGATAAAGCTGCGGGCGCACAGGAAGGACAAAAAGTGCTGCGCATTGCCACTGAAGGCTCTTATGCACCCTTTAATTACACCGATGCTGAGGGTAATTTACAAGGATTTGATGTCGATATTGCCAACGCCTTATGTGAGCAAATGAAGGTGAGCTGTGAGATTCAGGCTCAAGATTGGGAAGGCATTATTCCAGGTTTAAAAGCCAAAAAATACGACGCCATTGTGGCCGCCATGTCAGTGACTCCAGAGCGCTCACAACAAGTCGACTTCACCGACCCTTATTTTACCAATGCCTTGGTGTTTATTGCCAGTAAAGACAGCACATTTGATCCCAGTCACAGCGATAATATAACCAGCAGCAAGATTGCCGCTCAGCGCTCAACCATCTCATCTCAGTGGTTAGAGTCTACCTATCCCAAGGCCAATATGCAGCTGTATGACACCCTTAATAATGCCTTTTTGGACTTAGAGTCTAATCGTGTTGATGCTATGATTTCTGACAAACTGCCGGCGATAGAATGGTTAAGCAAAAACAACTCACAGTTTGAAGTTAAAGGGGCGGATATCGAAATTGATGATAACTTTGCCATTGCGGTGCGCAAGCAAGATGCACTAAAAGAGCAGCTCAATGAAGCGTTGGCTGCGATTAAAGCCAATGGCACTTATGATCAAATTAAAGATAAGCATTTTTCGATCAAATAA
- a CDS encoding ABC transporter substrate-binding protein yields the protein MTTFPKAKSKWAVLSMALSGLMLAACNNSQAPADAETGAAEAADSAGQTIRIATESSYKPLSYTDADGKLIGFEIDLIHALCDEMKAKCDISSQEWDGLIPGLQAKKFDAIIAGMSITPERLEKVDFTDPYLNNGLILVAKKGENVSVKDDFSNIPVGAQRATIAAQYIEASHPEAKVSLYDTQENAYLDLTSGRIRALFSDKVTAAYWLTSEEGKAFEQKGEEFNSDDAMGIAVRKGDALAGKFNQALAAIKESGKYDEISAPYFGTSNTAAAQKAAAQ from the coding sequence ATGACAACTTTCCCAAAAGCAAAAAGTAAATGGGCTGTATTATCTATGGCCTTATCTGGTCTGATGCTGGCCGCTTGTAACAACAGCCAAGCGCCTGCTGATGCCGAAACTGGCGCAGCTGAGGCAGCTGATAGCGCAGGTCAGACTATCCGTATCGCTACCGAATCAAGCTATAAGCCTCTTAGCTATACCGATGCTGATGGTAAGTTAATCGGCTTCGAGATCGACTTAATCCATGCCTTATGTGATGAGATGAAAGCCAAGTGTGATATCAGCTCACAAGAGTGGGATGGCTTAATTCCAGGGCTTCAAGCTAAGAAGTTCGATGCCATTATCGCTGGTATGTCTATTACCCCTGAGCGTCTTGAAAAGGTCGATTTTACTGACCCTTACCTAAATAACGGCCTTATCTTAGTGGCCAAAAAAGGTGAGAACGTTAGCGTAAAAGATGATTTTAGTAATATTCCAGTCGGTGCTCAGCGCGCCACCATCGCCGCTCAGTATATCGAAGCGTCGCATCCTGAAGCTAAAGTAAGCTTATATGACACCCAAGAAAATGCTTATCTAGATCTCACTTCAGGTCGTATTCGTGCCTTGTTCTCAGATAAAGTTACTGCCGCCTATTGGTTAACCAGTGAAGAGGGCAAAGCTTTTGAACAAAAAGGCGAAGAGTTCAATAGCGATGATGCGATGGGTATCGCTGTGCGTAAAGGCGATGCGCTGGCCGGTAAGTTCAACCAAGCATTAGCCGCGATTAAAGAAAGTGGTAAATATGATGAGATTTCGGCGCCTTACTTTGGTACCAGCAACACCGCTGCGGCCCAAAAAGCGGCTGCTCAATAG
- a CDS encoding transporter substrate-binding domain-containing protein codes for MKLFEKKLSRTSLSVLALAAVVGLTGCSKSEDTKAGEATSAEGKTIRIATEGAYPPFNYTNNDGSLGGFDVDVANAVCEQMKAKCEIVAQDWDGIIPGLLANKYDAIIAGMSITPERAATVDFSAPYFSNTMVWLAKKDGSFSPDDVTNKDLGSQRSTTLGEYLLDNFDGKDGNKVNLYDTYENAYLDLKSGRVDAVLAEKVSAADWLPENPDYAVIGEEIDNDDHLGIALRKNDPLKAEFDKAIEAIRSNGKLAEIEAANFGK; via the coding sequence ATGAAGTTATTTGAAAAAAAGTTATCACGAACGAGCTTGTCTGTTTTAGCCTTAGCCGCCGTAGTGGGGCTAACGGGCTGTTCAAAGTCTGAAGATACCAAAGCGGGTGAAGCCACTTCAGCAGAAGGTAAAACCATTCGCATTGCGACAGAAGGGGCCTACCCTCCGTTCAACTACACCAATAATGATGGCAGCTTAGGCGGCTTCGATGTTGATGTGGCCAATGCTGTGTGTGAACAGATGAAAGCCAAATGCGAAATCGTTGCTCAAGACTGGGACGGTATTATCCCTGGTCTATTGGCCAATAAGTACGATGCCATTATCGCCGGTATGTCCATCACACCAGAGCGCGCGGCAACGGTTGATTTTAGTGCCCCTTATTTCTCAAATACCATGGTTTGGTTGGCCAAAAAAGACGGGAGCTTTAGCCCTGATGATGTGACCAATAAAGACTTAGGCAGCCAGCGCTCAACCACTTTAGGCGAGTATTTGCTAGATAACTTCGATGGCAAAGATGGCAACAAGGTTAACTTATATGATACCTATGAAAATGCCTACCTTGACCTAAAATCAGGGCGCGTAGATGCCGTATTGGCAGAAAAAGTATCTGCAGCTGACTGGTTACCTGAGAATCCTGACTACGCCGTCATTGGTGAAGAGATTGATAACGACGATCACTTAGGGATTGCACTGCGCAAAAACGACCCTCTAAAAGCTGAGTTTGACAAAGCCATTGAAGCCATCCGTAGCAATGGCAAATTGGCTGAGATTGAAGCGGCTAATTTTGGCAAATAA
- a CDS encoding ABC transporter ATP-binding protein, producing MPHTTSDRPIALDLQNIHKSYGSLEVLKGVSLTAYDGDVISILGSSGSGKSTLLRCINLLEKPNQGTITLGGESLNLVPGKSGELQAANRAQLESFRARVGFVFQNFNLWPHKTIIQNIIEGPTQVLKISKDQAISEAEQLLKKVGLLDKKDAYPDNLSGGQRQRVAIARALAMNPQVLLFDEPTSALDPELVNEVLAVMRDLAAEGRTMLIVTHEMRFARDVSSQVVFLHQGRIEEAGTPEQVFDNPKSARVREFMASHRADANKLPLN from the coding sequence ATGCCACACACTACTTCAGATCGACCCATTGCCCTTGATTTGCAAAATATTCATAAAAGCTACGGCTCGCTTGAGGTATTAAAAGGGGTCTCCCTCACCGCTTATGATGGCGATGTCATCTCAATTTTGGGCTCATCAGGCTCAGGCAAGTCTACGTTACTGCGCTGTATTAACCTGCTCGAAAAGCCCAACCAAGGCACAATTACCTTAGGGGGTGAGTCGCTTAATTTGGTACCGGGTAAGTCAGGCGAACTACAAGCAGCCAACAGAGCCCAGCTTGAGAGCTTCCGTGCGCGCGTCGGTTTTGTTTTCCAAAACTTCAACTTATGGCCGCACAAAACCATCATTCAAAACATCATCGAAGGCCCAACACAGGTGCTAAAAATCAGCAAAGATCAGGCCATTAGTGAGGCTGAGCAGCTGTTAAAAAAAGTTGGGTTACTGGATAAAAAAGATGCCTACCCTGACAACTTATCAGGTGGTCAGCGTCAGCGTGTGGCCATTGCCCGTGCGCTGGCGATGAACCCGCAAGTCTTGTTATTCGATGAGCCGACATCTGCTCTGGATCCTGAGCTGGTCAATGAGGTGCTAGCAGTGATGCGTGATTTAGCAGCAGAAGGGCGCACCATGCTGATTGTGACCCATGAAATGCGCTTTGCCCGTGACGTGTCCTCACAAGTGGTGTTTTTGCATCAAGGCCGTATAGAAGAGGCGGGTACACCAGAGCAGGTATTTGATAATCCAAAGTCTGCTCGGGTTCGTGAGTTTATGGCCTCACATCGCGCTGATGCCAATAAGCTGCCTTTAAATTAG